A window from Vulcanimicrobium alpinum encodes these proteins:
- a CDS encoding acyl-CoA dehydrogenase C-terminal domain-containing protein has product MSTYRAPLRDMQFVLRELAGVEEIAKLPGYEETTDVLDAILDEASTFATEVLDPINQSGDREGCTWNDGVVTTPKGFKEAYHAFAQAGWIGLPVLPEYGGQGLPQLLLGPTLEMWNGANVGFANGPLLNQGAIEAIELYANDALKQVYVPKLVSGEWSGTMCLTEPQAGSDLAQVRSTATPEGDHYRIKGQKIFITFGEHDMTPNIIHLVLARLPGAPEGTKGISMFIVPKVLVNADGSLGERNDVKCAGIEHKMGINANPTCTLNYGESGNGAIGYLVGEANRGLEYMFVMMNAARFSVGVQGLAIADRAYQHAVEYAKERIQFRDAASRDPKPVAIIKHPDVRRMLLFCKANIEAMRALAYVTAASLDYAHKATDENVRKEHKAFVELMIPVVKGWLTENAQTVCSVALQVFGGMGYVEETGIAQQYRDVRITTIYEGTTGIQALDLIGRKLIRDMGASATKVFKQISKFAKELESSENAEVKALAQPLTDATKALADTSQWIGMNAMGDLRKAFANSVPFLNFFGIVAGGWQLFRGAKIAAEKLAAGENDPYYTAKIQTATFYAHNILTQYAYLQKQIVDGSAGVIAGDDEMFEVERRALATA; this is encoded by the coding sequence ATGAGCACTTACCGCGCTCCGTTGCGCGACATGCAGTTCGTCCTGCGCGAATTGGCAGGCGTCGAAGAGATCGCAAAGCTTCCCGGGTACGAAGAGACGACCGACGTGCTCGACGCGATCCTCGACGAAGCGTCGACGTTCGCGACGGAGGTGCTCGACCCGATAAACCAATCGGGTGACCGCGAAGGCTGCACGTGGAACGACGGCGTCGTCACCACGCCCAAAGGCTTCAAAGAGGCGTACCACGCCTTCGCGCAGGCCGGCTGGATCGGTCTGCCGGTGCTCCCCGAATACGGCGGACAAGGGCTTCCGCAGCTGCTGCTCGGCCCGACGCTCGAGATGTGGAACGGCGCGAACGTCGGCTTCGCCAACGGTCCGCTGCTCAATCAGGGCGCAATCGAGGCGATCGAGCTATACGCGAACGACGCGTTGAAGCAGGTGTACGTGCCGAAACTCGTAAGCGGCGAGTGGAGCGGGACGATGTGTCTCACCGAGCCGCAGGCGGGCTCTGATCTCGCGCAGGTGCGCAGCACCGCGACGCCCGAGGGCGATCATTATCGCATCAAGGGGCAAAAAATCTTTATCACGTTCGGCGAGCACGACATGACGCCGAACATCATCCATCTGGTCCTTGCGCGTCTCCCCGGCGCACCCGAAGGGACGAAGGGCATCTCGATGTTCATCGTGCCGAAGGTGCTGGTGAACGCCGACGGGTCGCTCGGCGAGCGCAACGACGTCAAGTGCGCGGGCATCGAGCACAAGATGGGGATCAATGCGAACCCGACCTGCACGCTCAACTACGGCGAGAGCGGGAACGGCGCGATCGGCTACCTCGTCGGCGAAGCGAATCGCGGGCTCGAGTACATGTTCGTGATGATGAACGCCGCGCGCTTCAGCGTCGGCGTTCAAGGGCTGGCGATCGCCGATCGCGCGTATCAGCATGCCGTCGAGTACGCGAAGGAACGGATCCAGTTCCGCGACGCCGCCTCGCGCGATCCGAAGCCCGTCGCGATCATCAAGCACCCCGACGTGCGCCGCATGCTGCTCTTCTGCAAGGCCAACATCGAAGCGATGCGGGCGCTCGCGTACGTCACCGCAGCATCCCTCGATTACGCGCACAAAGCGACCGACGAGAACGTCCGCAAGGAACATAAGGCGTTCGTCGAGCTGATGATCCCGGTCGTCAAGGGCTGGCTGACCGAGAACGCCCAGACGGTGTGCTCGGTCGCGCTCCAGGTCTTCGGCGGGATGGGTTACGTCGAAGAGACGGGGATCGCGCAGCAGTACCGCGACGTGCGGATCACGACGATCTACGAAGGCACCACCGGGATCCAGGCGCTGGACCTCATCGGCCGCAAGCTGATCCGCGACATGGGCGCGTCGGCGACGAAGGTGTTCAAACAGATCTCGAAGTTCGCGAAGGAGCTCGAGTCCTCGGAGAATGCCGAGGTCAAAGCGCTCGCGCAGCCGCTCACCGACGCGACGAAGGCGCTGGCCGATACCTCGCAGTGGATCGGGATGAACGCAATGGGCGATCTGCGCAAGGCGTTCGCCAATTCGGTCCCGTTCCTGAACTTCTTTGGGATCGTCGCGGGCGGCTGGCAGCTCTTCCGCGGCGCGAAGATCGCCGCCGAGAAGCTCGCGGCCGGCGAGAACGACCCCTACTACACCGCCAAGATCCAGACCGCGACGTTCTACGCCCACAACATCCTCACGCAGTACGCGTACCTGCAGAAGCAGATCGTGGACGGTTCCGCCGGCGTGATCGCCGGCGACGACGAGATGTTCGAAGTCGAACGCCGCGCGCTCGCGACCGCGTAA
- a CDS encoding 3-hydroxyacyl-CoA dehydrogenase NAD-binding domain-containing protein has product MNGSNGAHADGVQVITLDNPPVNALSFAYSASLLREIEAAEANPALTTVVIAGAGGIFSGGADVNDFATEPTPETKTVRDVIAAIERGTKTYVAAIDGNALGGGFELALACDYRVGTAKAKLGLPEIKLGLLPGAGGTQRLPRLLGANDALQLMLKGETVKAADAKAKGILDEVVEGSANVVDAAKAYAGKPRNRIAERQAQLGVQGLGLFATPFVVAQAHKMVPPETNGGFAAHKLIDAVQAAIELPFERGLAREARLFEELVRSAPSAALRHVFFGERELSKIPGLPKTEPLAIAKAAVIGGGTMGTGIAITFAEAGIPVIVVETKSEAVEKARETVFGMFKYQVDKGRLTQEEAWTRANSITFEEAYEELGDVDVVVEAVFESMPVKKEVFGKLDALTKPSCILASNTSTLDIDEIASATRRPDKVLGLHFFAPANIMKLLEIVRGKATSAETLTTGIALGKKLRKVGVVSGNAFGFIGNRMLFDYEAQAVELAEEGVPLERIDKVIKRDFGMAMGPFAVADLSGLDVYHFISQSQGGAPLGRVPIIAKLVEQGRLGQKTMKGFFDYDKSVGKGREPIASPDVAALFRELAVAAGVPQRADVTDDEILARCIYPLVNTGAELLRTGIALRPGDIDLVWIYGYGFPPHHGGPMWYADEIGVRNVVAAMERFGWTPDPLLVEIARSGGTIANYSKELAHA; this is encoded by the coding sequence GTGAACGGAAGCAACGGCGCGCACGCCGACGGCGTGCAGGTCATTACCCTCGACAATCCGCCCGTCAACGCGCTGAGCTTCGCGTACTCCGCGAGTTTGCTCCGCGAGATCGAGGCGGCGGAGGCGAATCCGGCGCTCACGACCGTCGTGATCGCCGGCGCGGGCGGCATCTTCAGCGGCGGCGCCGACGTCAACGATTTCGCGACCGAACCGACGCCCGAGACGAAAACCGTCCGCGACGTGATCGCGGCGATCGAACGCGGGACGAAGACGTACGTCGCGGCGATCGACGGCAACGCGCTGGGCGGCGGCTTCGAGCTGGCGCTGGCGTGCGACTACCGCGTCGGCACCGCGAAGGCGAAGCTCGGACTCCCCGAGATCAAACTCGGCTTGCTGCCGGGCGCCGGCGGTACCCAGCGTCTGCCGCGCCTGCTCGGTGCGAACGACGCCCTGCAATTGATGCTCAAAGGCGAGACCGTCAAAGCCGCCGATGCGAAGGCGAAGGGGATCCTCGACGAGGTCGTGGAGGGTTCGGCGAACGTCGTCGACGCGGCGAAAGCCTATGCCGGCAAGCCGCGCAACCGCATCGCGGAGCGCCAGGCGCAGCTCGGCGTGCAGGGGCTGGGCCTCTTCGCGACGCCGTTCGTCGTCGCGCAGGCGCACAAGATGGTCCCGCCGGAGACCAACGGCGGGTTCGCCGCGCACAAACTGATCGACGCGGTGCAGGCCGCGATCGAGCTGCCCTTCGAACGTGGACTCGCGCGCGAAGCGCGGCTGTTCGAAGAACTGGTCCGCTCGGCGCCGTCGGCGGCGCTGCGCCACGTCTTCTTCGGCGAGCGCGAGCTCTCCAAGATTCCGGGCCTGCCAAAGACCGAGCCGCTCGCGATCGCGAAGGCCGCGGTCATCGGCGGCGGGACGATGGGGACCGGGATCGCGATCACGTTCGCGGAGGCCGGGATCCCCGTCATCGTCGTCGAGACGAAGTCGGAAGCGGTCGAAAAAGCGCGCGAGACCGTGTTCGGGATGTTCAAGTATCAGGTCGACAAAGGCCGGCTCACGCAAGAAGAAGCGTGGACGCGCGCCAACTCGATCACCTTCGAAGAAGCCTACGAGGAGCTCGGCGACGTCGATGTCGTCGTCGAGGCCGTCTTCGAGTCGATGCCGGTGAAGAAAGAGGTCTTCGGCAAACTCGACGCGCTCACCAAACCGTCGTGCATCCTCGCGTCGAACACCTCGACGCTCGACATCGACGAGATCGCCTCGGCGACGAGGCGGCCCGACAAGGTGCTGGGCCTGCACTTCTTCGCGCCCGCGAACATCATGAAACTGCTCGAGATCGTGCGCGGGAAGGCGACGTCCGCCGAAACGCTCACGACCGGGATCGCGCTGGGCAAGAAGCTGCGCAAGGTCGGCGTCGTCTCCGGGAACGCGTTCGGCTTCATCGGCAACCGGATGCTCTTCGATTACGAAGCGCAGGCCGTCGAGCTCGCGGAAGAAGGCGTCCCGCTCGAGCGGATCGACAAGGTCATCAAGCGCGACTTCGGGATGGCGATGGGGCCGTTCGCGGTCGCTGATTTGTCGGGACTCGACGTCTACCACTTCATCTCGCAGTCGCAAGGCGGCGCGCCGCTCGGCCGGGTTCCGATCATCGCGAAGCTCGTCGAGCAAGGACGTCTCGGGCAGAAGACGATGAAGGGCTTCTTCGACTACGACAAGAGCGTCGGCAAAGGCCGCGAACCGATCGCCTCGCCCGACGTCGCGGCGCTGTTCCGCGAACTGGCCGTCGCCGCCGGCGTCCCGCAGCGCGCGGACGTCACCGACGACGAGATCCTCGCGCGCTGCATCTATCCGCTGGTCAACACCGGCGCCGAACTGTTGCGCACCGGGATCGCGTTGCGCCCCGGCGACATCGACCTGGTGTGGATCTACGGCTACGGGTTCCCGCCGCATCACGGCGGACCGATGTGGTACGCCGACGAGATCGGCGTGCGGAACGTCGTCGCGGCGATGGAGCGTTTCGGGTGGACGCCCGATCCGCTGCTCGTCGAGATCGCCCGCAGCGGCGGCACCATCGCGAACTATTCCAAGGAGTTGGCACATGCCTGA
- a CDS encoding PadR family transcriptional regulator: protein MEAPGPLDSSKGDFPTELWGDRVFTGEVKTKTVFPALVLQLLHAQPDSGYGLMQRIATLGGIFPVNPNTIYPLLRRLEDRGFIRGEADASTKRGTTLYRITDAGEERLERIKHNFRPYLTNLIAALQRLRGDLYGETS from the coding sequence ATGGAGGCCCCGGGTCCCCTCGACTCCTCGAAGGGCGATTTTCCCACGGAACTCTGGGGTGACCGCGTCTTTACCGGGGAAGTCAAAACCAAGACGGTGTTCCCGGCACTGGTCCTGCAGCTTCTGCACGCGCAGCCGGACAGCGGCTACGGCCTGATGCAGCGCATCGCCACCCTCGGCGGTATCTTCCCGGTTAACCCCAATACCATCTATCCGCTCCTGCGGCGGCTCGAAGATCGCGGCTTCATCCGCGGCGAGGCCGATGCGTCGACGAAACGCGGTACGACGCTGTACCGCATCACCGACGCCGGCGAAGAACGGCTCGAGCGCATCAAGCACAATTTCCGCCCCTACCTCACCAATCTGATCGCGGCGCTGCAACGGCTGCGCGGCGACTTGTACGGAGAGACGTCATGA
- a CDS encoding AMP-dependent synthetase/ligase: protein MTRPDPLPTLPAFIAERLSVPRAIALAERHGGTTRALSSGDVHRRASAIACALRARGIERGDRVAILSENCVDWLVADFGILYAGAVVVPMFATSAQDQIAYIFANSETKFAFVENAGAAAHVREAVPAPPPLVSFAGDTELGIEALVAEGEALLDADPSQLATFTAQTALDDLAVLIYTSGTTGTPKGVMLSHRNLSSNVHDAFDPDLSDLKEGESALSVLPFAHIFEHTDALGYLYNLATIYVTTPERLLEDLRAIRPSHVAFVPRIFERLIAGIVGNARVQGGVKAKLVPWAIEAGVAYERALRDGFVNPVLRVQNALAQALVLKRIKPALGLDRLGYFVSGSAPLHRDTALALAALGLPVCEGYGLTETSPVVTVNRPSNVKLGTVGTPIRNVEVKIAHDGEILVKGPNVMLGYYQLPPAEQPFTADGFFQTGDIGRFDGEHLVITDRKKELFKSSGGKWISPSRIETAIKRSIYVGQVMAFGDDKPHPAVLVAPNWDLIRKELELGAMTTAAMATDDRVRTLVIREVETHTADLAAFEQVRRVALLPRDLTIEDDELSPTLKVKRRVVERRYAALIEQAYTEDLHQRNALLHV from the coding sequence ATGACGCGCCCTGATCCGCTGCCCACTCTTCCAGCCTTCATCGCCGAGCGGCTCTCCGTGCCGCGCGCGATCGCCCTGGCGGAGCGGCACGGCGGCACGACACGGGCGCTCAGCAGCGGCGACGTCCACCGGCGTGCCTCCGCGATCGCTTGCGCCCTGCGGGCGCGCGGGATCGAGCGGGGCGATCGGGTCGCGATTCTCTCGGAGAACTGCGTCGACTGGCTGGTCGCCGACTTCGGGATCCTCTACGCGGGCGCCGTCGTCGTCCCCATGTTCGCGACGAGCGCCCAGGACCAGATCGCTTACATCTTCGCGAACAGCGAAACCAAGTTCGCGTTCGTCGAAAACGCCGGCGCCGCGGCTCACGTGCGCGAAGCGGTCCCCGCGCCGCCGCCGCTGGTCAGCTTCGCGGGCGATACGGAGCTCGGGATCGAGGCGCTGGTCGCCGAGGGCGAAGCCCTGCTCGACGCCGATCCCTCGCAGCTGGCGACGTTTACCGCGCAGACCGCGCTCGACGATCTCGCCGTGCTCATCTACACGTCGGGGACGACCGGTACGCCGAAGGGCGTGATGCTCTCGCATCGCAACCTCAGCTCCAACGTCCACGACGCGTTCGACCCCGATCTCAGCGACTTGAAGGAGGGCGAGAGCGCGCTCTCCGTGCTGCCTTTCGCGCACATCTTCGAGCACACCGACGCGCTCGGCTATCTCTACAACCTCGCGACGATCTACGTGACGACGCCGGAACGGCTGCTCGAGGATCTCCGGGCGATCCGCCCGAGTCACGTCGCGTTCGTGCCGCGCATCTTCGAACGGCTGATCGCCGGCATCGTCGGAAACGCGCGCGTCCAGGGCGGCGTAAAAGCGAAGCTGGTCCCGTGGGCGATCGAAGCGGGCGTCGCCTACGAGCGCGCGCTGCGCGACGGATTCGTCAATCCCGTGCTTCGCGTGCAGAACGCGCTCGCGCAGGCGCTCGTTCTGAAACGCATCAAGCCGGCGCTAGGCCTCGACCGTCTCGGCTACTTCGTGAGCGGGAGCGCGCCGCTGCACCGCGACACAGCGCTCGCGCTCGCCGCGCTGGGGCTTCCGGTCTGCGAGGGCTACGGCCTCACCGAGACGTCGCCCGTCGTCACCGTCAACCGGCCGTCGAACGTCAAATTGGGAACGGTCGGAACGCCGATCCGCAACGTCGAGGTGAAGATCGCCCACGACGGCGAGATCCTCGTCAAGGGGCCCAATGTCATGCTCGGCTACTACCAATTGCCGCCCGCGGAACAGCCGTTCACCGCCGACGGGTTCTTCCAGACCGGCGACATCGGACGGTTCGACGGCGAGCATCTCGTCATCACGGATCGCAAAAAGGAACTCTTCAAGTCGAGCGGCGGCAAGTGGATCTCGCCCTCACGCATCGAGACCGCGATCAAACGCTCGATCTACGTCGGTCAGGTGATGGCGTTCGGCGACGACAAGCCGCATCCGGCGGTGCTGGTGGCGCCGAACTGGGATCTCATCCGCAAAGAACTCGAACTCGGCGCGATGACGACCGCCGCGATGGCGACCGACGACCGCGTGCGCACGCTCGTGATCCGCGAAGTCGAGACGCACACCGCCGACTTGGCGGCGTTCGAGCAGGTGCGCCGGGTCGCGCTTCTTCCGCGCGACCTGACGATCGAAGACGACGAACTCTCGCCGACGCTGAAGGTGAAGCGGCGCGTGGTTGAGCGGCGCTACGCGGCGCTCATCGAGCAGGCGTACACGGAAGATCTGCACCAGCGCAACGCGCTGCTCCACGTGTAA